In the Caballeronia sp. NK8 genome, GGGCACTCGCTACAGAGGCCACGATCAACGAGAAGAACACCCAAATTGCGTGTGACCGCGGGCGTCTCGAGCTGCTTTCTTTGCCTACTTTCTTTGCAGCAGCAAAGAAAGTAGGTGCCGCCCCGCACAGGGGCAACGCTAATACACCGACACGAAATCGGGATCCGGCGAAAAACAAAACCAGACCTCAATCCGCCCTCAACACAATGGTCGCCAAAGGCGGCAACGTCAACGCCGCTGACTGCTCCCTCCCATGACCCGGATAGTCATCCGTATGAATAACCCCACCATTCCCGGTATTGGACCCACCATAAATCGAAGCATCGGAGTTGAAAACCTCACTCCAACGCCCACGCCGTGGCAGCCCGATCCGATAAGCCAGCCGAGGCACCGGCGTCATATTGCACACCACGACAAGATCCCGCCCTTCGGCATCCGTACGCCGATACGCATACACGCTGTTCGCATTGTCATCGCCGACGATCCACTCGAACCCGCGCGAATCGCTATCGAGCTTATGCAACGCTGGCTCGCTCGTATAAAGCAGATTCAGATCGCGCACGAGCCTCTGCAACCCGCCGTGCAGTGAATCATCGAGCAGATGCCAGTGCGGCGATTCATCGTGATTGAACTCCGCGAACTGCCCGAATTCCCCGCCCATGAACAGGAGCTTCTTGCCCGGATGCGTCCACATGAAACCGTAATAGGCGCGCAGGTTGGCGAACTTCTGCCACCGGTCCCCCGGCATCTTGTTGATGAGCGATCCCTTGCCATGCACCACTTCGTCGTGCGACAAGGGCAGAACGAAGCGCTCGGAATACGCATACACCATCCCGAAGGTATAGAGATGATGGTGGTACTGCCGATAAACCGGGTCCTCCTCCATGTAATGCAGCGTGTCGTGCATCCAGCCCATGTTCCACTTGAAGTCGAAACCAAGCCCGCCGCTCTCGACATCCGCCGTCACGCCCGGCCACGCCGTCGATTCCTCGGCCACGGTGATGGCGCCCGGAATCTGCCGCACTTCGTGATTCAACCGCTTGAGAAACGCAATCGATTCGAGATTCTCGCGACCGCCATAGATGTTCGGCACCCACTCGCCCGCCTTGCGCGAATAGTCGCGATACAACATCGACGCGACCGCATCGACACGCAAGCCATCGACGTGATAGCGCTTCAGCCACGCCAGCCCCGATGCGATCAGAAACGCGCTCACCTCGTTGCGCCCGAGGTTGTAGATCATCGTGTTCCAGTCCTGGTGATAGCCCTCGCGCGGGTCCGCGTGTTCGTACAGCGGCGTGCCGTCGAATTGCACGAGACCATGCGCGTCGTTCGGGAAGTGCGCCGGCACCCAGTCGATGATCACGCCCAGCCCTGCCTCGTGTGCGCGGTTCACGAACTCCGCGAACTGCTCCGGCGTGCCGAAGCGCGCGGACGGCGCGAACTGCCCGAGCGGCTGATAACCCCACGAACCGCCGAACGGATGTTCCGCGATCGGCATGAACTCCAGATGCGTGAAGCCCATGCCCTTCGCATACGGAATCAGGCGTTCGGCAAGCTCGTGCCAGTTCATGCCGCGATTGGCTTCCTCCGGCACGCGCAGCCACGATTCGGCATGCGCCTCGTAAATCGTGATCGGCGATTGCGCGGTCTGCTTGCCGCCGCGCGTGGCCATCCATTCGGCATCGGTCCATGCGTAGTGATCGATGGCATCCGCATCCGCGACCACCGATGCCGTCGAAGGCGGCTTCTCGCTCTGCATCGCGCAAGGATCGGCCTTCAGCGGCAGCGCGTGGCCGTCGCGTGCGACGATCTCGTACTTGTAGCGCGTGCCCGCGCCGATGCCCGGAATGAACAGCTCCCAGACGCCCGCATCGTGACGCAGACGCATCGGGTGGCGCCGGCCATCCCACGTGTTGAAGTCGCCGACCACCGACACGCGGCGCGCATTCGGCGCCCACACCGCGAAACGCACGCCCGCGACATTGCCATGCGTGACCGGGCGCGAGCCGAGACATTCGAGCACCGCATACGGGTCCGCATGCGATAGACGCGTCAGCCATTCATCGGGCAAGGCGGGGCCGAAGGAATACGTGTCGTGCGTTTCCTGCGGCGTGCCGTGCCAGTCGATCTGCAGACGATACGCCGTCGGCCGCTCGACGAAGCCCGCATAGAGCCCCGCATCGTGAATGCGCGCGAGCGAGCCGATGTGCTCGCCGTTGCCCGCATCCGTCACGCCCACGGACGATGCGCCCGGCAGGAACACGCGCACGACATGCCCCAGATCGGTTTGATGCAGGCCGAGCATCGAGAACGGATCGGGATGCCGGGCCTCGACGAGTGCGTCGATGTCGAGCGGATTGAGGCCGTGCGCCGGATTCCTGGTATCCGCCGGATCGCTACGAGTGTTCATGGTGGGTTCCATCCGGATTGTCCTTGGTTGCTCCGAACACGGGTCGCGTGCCCGGAGCGGGCGGCTCGCCCGTATCTCCCAGCAAACGGCTGGCGAGCGACGCGAGACCCCGCAACGGAAGGCCGATCCAGGTCGGCCGGTTCGCTGCTTCGTAGCGGATTTCGTAAGCGGCCTTCTCGATCAGGAAGAGATCGAACAACGGTTGAAACACGTCTTCGGCCGCGATCGTTTCAGGCGACGATGCAATCGCCGCCATGTACTCACGCAAGAAGCTCTCCTCGGCGAACGCGCGCATCCGCTCGAACAGCGCGCGCTTGCGATCCGCCGTCTGCGCGGGCGCGTTTTCCGTGGTCGATTGCGCCGCGGCGCTCGCATACGACAGCGATCGCATCAGGCCCGCGACGTCGCGTAGCGGGCTCGTCTTTCTGCGGCGCTCTTCGAGCGCACGCGCGGGCTCGCCCTCGAAATCGATCAGATAGGCATCGCCCTGGGCCATCAGCACCTGGCCCAGATGGAAATCGCCGTGGATGCGGATGCACAGCGCATCGGCGCCGGGCGCGACGAGCTTCTTCACCGCGTCGACCAGAAGGTCGCGTCGATCGAGCAGGCTCTGCGCGAGGAAACGGTCGTGCTCGTTGAACTCGCCGATCTTCTGCGCGAGGATATCGAGCGCCGAATCGAGCAGCTTCAGCGTGCCGTCGATCCATCCTTGCGCGTCTTCGGCGCTCGCGCGCTGTGGCGCGAATGCTTCATCGTCGGTGGGCGTGGCGAGCGCGACATGCAACTCGCCCAGCCGCTTGCCGATCACGCCCGCGATCGTGCCGTAGCCCGCGAAACCTTCGAGCTGCGCATCGCGTTCCTGCGTATGCTCCTCCGCTTCCACCGCGACGGCGAGTTCATCGACCGTGCGGCGCAGATAGTCGAGCGCGTAGTTCCACGCATCGCCCTGATTGTCGATATAGCCCTGCAGGATAATGAGCGTATGCGGCACGCCCTGCGGATCGACACGCACGACTTCGCCGTAGAGCGGGCCGGTGTTCGCATAGCCGAGCTTCGTCAGATAGCGGCTCATCTCCGCTTCGGGATGAATGCCGCCGACGATGCGCCGCACCAGCTTCAACACGACCTTGTCGCCGATCACGAGCGAGCTGTTGCTCTGTTCGGCCGCGAGCCAGCGAATCTCGGGCAGATCGGCGGGATAGTAGTTGAGTTCGTTGAGCCGCTCGGTCGGAATGAAGCGGATCTCGCTCTTTTGCACCGTCGGCACGACCGCGCGTTCCTTCAGCTTGCGCATGACGCCGTAGGTGAACTGCGGCACCGAGAACGCATCGGTGAGATGCCCGATATTGCGGTTGCGCCGCACGCGCGCCAGCGCGAGCTGCATATAGAGCGGCGAGGTGGTTTCCGTGCCCCACGCGATCGACAGCGGCAGCACGTAGCGCTCGCAATGATCGCCGACATCGGCTTCGATTTCGGTGAACGCGAAGCCGGCGCCTTCGATCGTCGTCAGCGCGGCGAGGCGCACGCCATGCAGCTTCTGATCCTTCGACGCGAACCAGCGGCGCTTGCTGAGGTAATTCGGCAGCACTTCCGATTCGAGCAGGCGCACGTTCTCCGGCGTCGGGCCGGTCTGTCCCGCGCGTATCACCATCGTCACGAATTCGGGCAATTGCTCCGAGGGCGCCTGCGCCCACGCCGGCCGCATGTTCCCCGGGCACAGCTGGAACCACAGGAAACCGTAAGGCGGAAAGGTCAGCAGATACGTGAGCTTGCCGATCGCCGGAAACGGCGAATCGGCGGTCATTTCCAGCGGCACCGATCCATCGAACTCCGACAGGTCGAGTTCCACCGCTTGCGGCGCGCGCGAAAGATTCGCGACGCACAGAATCGGCGGTTCGCCTTCGAGCTCGCGCAGATACGCGAGGATCTTGCGGTTCGCGGGCCGCAGGAAGCGGATCGTGCCGCGCCCGAACGCATGCTTCGAGCGGCGCACCGCCAGCATCTTGCGCGTCCAGTTCAGCAGCGAATGCGGATCGCGGCTCTGCGATTCGACATTCACCGCGTCATAGCCGTAGAGCGAGCCCATCACGGGCGGCAACACGAGCTGTTCCGGATCGGCGCGCGAGAAGCCGCCGTTGCGGTCGGACGACCACTGCATCGGCGTGCGTACGCCGTCGCGATCGCCGAGGTGGATGTTGTCGCCCATGCCGAGTTCATCGCCGTAATAGATGACAGGCGTGCCCGGCATCGACAGCAGCAGCGAATTGATCAGTTCGATGCGTCTTCTGTCGCGCTCCATGAGCGGCGCGAGACGCCTCCTTATGCCGAGATTCAGACGCGCGCGGCGATCGCTCGCATACGTGTTCCACAGATAGTCGCGCTCGGAGTCCGTGACCATTTCGAGCGTGAGCTCGTCGTGGTTGCGCAGGAAGATCGCCCATTGATTGGTCGTGCCGAGATCGGGCGTCTGCCGCATGATGTCGGTGATCGGAAAGCGGTCCTCGCTCGCGATCGACATGTAGATGCGCGGCATCAGCGGGAAATGGAACGCCATGTGGCATTCGTCTTCGTCGCCGAAGTATTCCTTCACGTCTTCCGGCCACTGATTCGCTTCCGCGAGCAGCATGCGGTTCGGATACTCCGCGTCGATGGTCGCGCGAATCTTCTTCAGAATGTCGTGCGTTTCCGGCAGATTCTCGTTGTTGGTGCCTTCGCGCTCGACGAGGTAAGGCACCGCATCCAGCCGCAGCCCGTCGATACCCATGTCGAGCCAGAAGCGCATCACCGAAAGCACTTCCTTGAGGACCGCGGGATTGTCGAAGTTCAGATCCGGCTGGTGCGCGTAGAAGCGATGCCAGTAATACTGGCCCGCTACCGGATCGTGGGTCCAGTTGGACGGCTCCGTGTCGATGAAGATGATGCGCGTCTCTTCATACTTCTTGTCCGTATCGGACCACACGTAATAGTTGCGATGATTCGAGCCCGGCTTCGCATGCCGCGCGCGCTGAAACCACGGATGCTGATCCGACGTGTGATTGATGACGAGCTCGGTGATCACGCGTATGCCGCGCGCGTGCGCTTCCTGAATGAAGCGCTTGACGTCCGCGATGGTGCCGTAATCCGGATGCACGTTGCGGTAGTCGGCGATGTCGTAGCCGTCGTCGCGGCGCGGCGACGGATAGAACGGCAGCAGCCAGATCGCATCGACGCCCAGCTCCGCGATGTAGTCGAGTTTCGCGAGCAGGCCGGGGAAATCGCCGATGCCGTCGTTGTTCGCATCGAAGAAAGACTTGATGTGAACCTGATAGATGATCGCGTCCTTGTACCAGAGCGGATCATCGCTGAGACTCGACGCCTTCTTGTTGCGCTTCACCCTTGTATCCACGTTTCGCTCCAATGTTTCGTGCGGGCTAGCTGCCGCCCTTGTTATTGGTGTGCTCTCGTTCGCCGCCGGTGATTCATCCTTCCTCGTTCGGTTGAGGCTTCGGCAAGCCCCAGGTCGGCGAAATGCGCCATATCGCGAACGGCAGCGAATGCGGATTGAGCCGCACGTGCTGACGCCGTCCACGCCATTCGAATTGTTCGCCCGTCACCTGATCTTCGACCGCGACGGCGTCCCAGTCGTGCACGCCCCAGCGTTCGAGCGTCTGCCACGGCAGGTCGATATCCGCGCCCTGCTCGTTGAACGGATCGAGATTGATCGCGACCAGCACGACGTTATCGCGCGATGCGTTCGCCTTCTCGAAGAACAGGATGTGATCGTTATGCGCGGGCAGGAAGTTCACGCCGAGATGCGTCTGCAACGCGGGATTCGCGCGGCGGATGCGGTTGAGCGCGGTGATCTCGGTCACGATGTTGCCGGGCCGGTTCCAGTCCCACGCCTTCAGCTCGTACTTCTCGGAGTGCAGATATTCCTCGCTGTTGGGCAGCGCCGCGGACTCGCACAACTCGAAGCCGCTATAGACGCCCCACAGGCCCGACAGGGTCGCCGCCAGCGCCGCGCGGATCACGAAGCCCGGCCGCCCCGAGCTTTGCAGGAAGCGCGGATTGATGTCCGGCGTGTTGACGAAGAAGTTCGGGCGGAAGTAATCCTTCGCGTCGGTCTGCGTGAGATCGTGCATGTACTCGATGAAATCGCGCTTGCTTTCGCGCCACGTGAAGTACGTGTACGACTGCGAGAAGCCGAGTTTGGCGAGGCGATTCATCACGCGCGGCCGCGTGAAGGCTTCGGCGAGGAAGATCACGTCGGGATGACGCGCGCGCACGTCGCCGATCACCCATTCCCAGAACGGAAACGGCTTCGTATGCGGGTTGTCGACGCGAAAGATGCGAACGCCCGCCGCGACCCAGTGCAGGAAGACATCGCGCAGGGCGATCCATAGTTCGGGCTTCGCGTCCTGCGCATAGAAGTCCGGATTCACGATGTCCTGATACTTCTTCGGCGGATTTTCCGCATAGCGCAGCGTGCCGTCGGGACGCCACGCGAACCATGTCGGATGTTCCTTCAGCCACGGATGATCCGGCGAGCACTGCACCGCGAAGTCGAGCGCGATCTCGAGACCATGTTCATGCGCGGCTTCGAGCATGCGCTTGAAGTCGTCGAGATTGCCGAGTTCGGGATGCACGGCCGTGTGGCCGCCTTCCTTGCCGCCGATCGCATACGGGCTGCCGACATCGCCCGGCTCGGCCGTGAGCGTGTTGTTCTTGCCCTTGCGGTTGGCAATGCCGATCGGATGGATCGGCGGGAAATAGAGCACGTCGAAGCCCATTTCGCGGATGCGCGGCATCTTGCCGATCACGTCGATGAAAGTGCCGTGACGATGCACGTCGTCGCTCATCGAGCGCGGGAAGATCTCGTACCAGCTCGCGAAGCGCGCGGCGGCGCGTTCGGCGTCGACGCGATAGACCACCGGATCGCGCGACAGGAACGGCCGGTGCCTCGCCGCCGCAACCGCCTTCGCGGTCGCGGGCGCGAGCACGAGTTCGAGCTTGCGCGCGTCATTGGCTTTGGTGAACTCCTTGACGATCGCGTCGAGCGGGGCGCTGTCGCTGTCGGCATCGTCGGCGGTCTTGACTTCCGCGAGAATCAGCGCGAACAGGTGCTTCGCTTCCTCGACTTCGAGCTCGACGGTCTGTCCGGCCTTCAGCTTCTTCTGCATGTGATCGACGAGCGACGCGTAATCGTCGCGCCATGCCATCACGACGAATTCATGACGGCCCACGCGTTCGAGCGGAATGCGCGTCGACCACAGATCGAGGCCGGCGGGCTGCACGGCGGTCATCGGCGCTTCGTGCCAGTCGGTCTCGTCGGCGGCGCGCCATTGCACGGAGGCGGCGATCTTGTCGTGGCCTTCCGCGAAGATCGCGGCCTGAATCTCCAGCGCCTCGCCGACGATGCGCTTCGCCGGAAAGCGTCCGTGATCGATGGATGGCGTGACGCTTTCGATCGATACGCGCGGCGCGGCGATCGCCTCGGTCACGGATTTCTTGTCGGCGGTTTTCGCGCCGCGCTTCACCTGCGGTTGCGCAAGGAGGATGAACGGCTCGGCTTCCGCGCGGAACAGGCGCACTTCGCCGGCCTTCAGCGTGAACGGCGCGAGGCGTTCGGCCTTCTCCATGGCATCGTCGATGAGCGCGAAGCGCGTGTAGTTGCCCGGCACCGATTCGAGCAGATGCAGCGTATCGACATGCACGGGCGCGACGAGATCGGGATTGATGATCGCGAGCACGGCGCCTTCGCTGTGACGCAGATCGCCGCCATCGGCACGAATCAGCGCGGCGTACGGCGTGCCCGCGCCCGTCAGCGAGCGCAGTTCGCCGACGCTCGACAGCGTGCCGACATTGCGCTGCAGTTCGTTCGCGCGCCGCACGCGCGCCGTGAGATCGATGCGCTTCTCGCTCTTCGCGCGCTGGTATTCCGCCGCGACGCCGTATTGCGGCGACATCGGCAGGCCGACGCCGTATTCGAAGCCCATCGGCACCATGATGCCGGTGCCGAGCGCGGCGGCGGTGTCGAGCACGCGCGTGTAGGCGCGTTCGACGATCGCGGTGTCGCTCGTATCGGAGAGATCGCTGATGAGACGCGCGCCGAACGGATCTTCGGGGAACGTTATAGGCGAGGCGATGCGCGTGAGCGCGGCGTGCTCGTCGAAGAGCCATGCGCTTTTGAAGTCCCACCAGCGCGTGGAGGCGAACACGGCGTCGAACGCGGCATCGACGAGACCATGCAGATCATGACGCGTCGCGCCGACGGTCCACGCGAGCCAGCGCGTGTCCGGATGCTTTTCGCGCACGGCCGCGCCGAGCCTGCGCCAAACGTGCGCGGGCACCGCGTAAGGCGAATCGAAGCGAAAGCCGCCGACGCCCGCCGCAGCCAGCACGTTCAGCTCCCGCGCCCACCATTCGGTCAGATGATGCGCGGACTCGCCGTCGGCGAAGTTCGCCCAGGCGACATCGCGCTGACGCGGCGGCTTGCGCGGATCGAGCCGCGCGTCCGCGCTTTCGAACGGCTGGAACCAGTGTTTGTTCTCCTGATAGAGGCCGCCCTCGGCGCTCACGCGATCGATCACGATATCGACGAGCAGGGTGAGATCGTGCTTCTTCGCGGCGTCGGCAAGCTGGCGCAGACCCTCGGCTGCGCTCGCATCGGATTCGAAGACGGGGTGCAGCCGATGATGATCCGACACCGCTTCGCGATGCCCGTTGCTGCCGGGCACGAACGGCGAGCCGATCAGGACATGGTCGAAGCCGAGCCCGGCCGCGTGCTCGAACTGGGCGGGCCAGTTCGCGAGCGGGCCGACGAGCAGGGGATCGATGAAGTAGATACGCGGCGCGTACGCATGATGAGCTTGATGGTTTTCCATCGTTAGTCTTTTCCAGAGTCGTCCTGCGGTGGCGGGGATGCGGGCATCGATCGCGATCACGCTCACGGGCCAAACTGGCTGAAGAGCCGTCCCGGTGTCGCGGATCGCGCGGGCTCTCAGGCGGAACTCAGATTACACCCTGGCGCCGTTCGAATCGACGCCTGCCTGGCCGCGCTCCGCGATGCACCGTGTATCGAGCGCTCTTCGCGCGCACGGTGGGCGCCACGGTCCCCAAGTGATCGTCAACGCACGGCGAGGCAGCACGTAGCGTGCCGCGCCCGGCGTGTCCGGCTCAGTGCAACTTCAGGGCACTACTATGGAACAACTGCAGCGGACATGCTCAGGCAGTGCGCGCAAGCGAATGCGCGTCGTGCGCCTGCGCGGGCATGTGCGCGGGCGCCTGCATGATGTCGGCATCGCGGCGCGGGCGCAGTGCCGTGCGGCTCGGGCGCGCGTCGCTCACGCCGACGTACAGTGCGACCATCTTCGTGACGGCTTCGTTCCATCCGAAATCGCGGGACATCGCGTTGCGCTGCAGCGCGCGCCACACTTGCGGGCGCATGTAGGCATCGAGCGCGCGGCTCGCGGCGTCGATGACATCGCCCACGCGTTCGCCATCGAAGAGAAAGCCGGTGGGCGCGTGCGAGGCGCGCGGCGCGGGCATCGCCGCGATCGGCATGTCGTGCGTGCCGTCGCGCAGCACGATCGACGGACGCAGCGCGGAGTAGGCCGCGTGATCCGCGTTTTGCGCCGCATCGACGATCGTGTCGGCGAGGCCGCCCACGCGCGATGCGACCGGCAGCGTGCCATAGCGCATCGCGTACATCTGCGTAAGGCCGCAGGGCTCGAAACGGCTGCCATGTAGCAGGATGTCCGCGCCGGCGTGCAGTGCATGCGCGCGCCGCTCGTCATATCCGATATACACGCCGACCCGGTCCGGCCATTCCTGCGCGAGCTTTCGGAAGCCCGCTTCGATATACGCTTCGCCCTTGCCGATCACCGCCAGTTGCAGACGCGGATGCTTCTCCAGCAGACGCGGCAGCGCTTCGAGCACGACATCGGCCAGTTTCTGACCGGTCATGCGGCTGCCGATCGCCATCAGCGGCGCGAACGGATCGACGGGCAAGCCGAACTTGCGTTGCAGCGCGCGTTTGCAGGCGTGCTTGCCGCGCATATCGTCGAACGAATAGTTGCGTTCGATGAGCGCATCGGTAGCGGGATTCCACGCCTGTTCGTCGATGCCGTTGACGACGCCGCACAACTTGTCGGCGCAGCTTTGCAGCACGCCTTCCATCAGGTGCCCGAAACGCGGCGTGAGAATTTCGCGCGCGTAGGTTTCGGAGACGGTCGTGATGCGATCGGCATGCACGATGCCCGCTTTCATCAGACTCAGCGCCCCGTAGAACTCGATGCTCTTCGGATCGCTGAGCGCATGCACGAGCCACTTCTCGGGCACGCCGAGCGACGCACCAAGCGAGCGCGCGTAGTTGCCCTGGAATGCGAGATTGTGGATCGTGAATACGCTCTTTGCGTGCACGCCCGCATGCTTCATCAGGAGCGGCGTGAGGCCGGTATGCCAGTCGTGTGCATGCACGATGTCGGGTTTCTTCACGCCGCGCACGCCCTCAGCGATCCTGACCGCCGCGGCCGAGAGCATCGCGAAGCGGATCGCGTTGTCCGGGTAGTCGCGGCCCTGTGCGTCCTGATACAGGCCGGTGCGCGCGTAGAGCGCATCGCAGCGCAGCAGCAGCACGGGCACGCCGGTGTCGGGCATGCGCGCGCGCAACAGCGTCGCATCGCCGCCGGGCAGGCCTCTGAGCGTGCCGACCTTGCTCAGGCCTTGCGCCTGGGCGATCGCATTCGGGTAAGCGGGAAGCAGGATGGTGGCGTCGGCGCCGGCTTCGCGCAGTGCGGCGGCGTAGGCGCTGACCATATCGCCGAGTCCGCCGGTCTTGGCGAGCGGGACGGCTTCGGAGGCGACCAGCAGAACGTTCAAGGGCAAAGTGGGCTCCTGTGCAAGCGGAACGCGCGGATGAACGGCCGCGCATGCAAGTGCTGATCGGGATGGGATTCGGAATGGCTGGCGCATTGCAGCAATCGGTGTGCCACGCGCCGATATGTGTGCAGTGCAGCACGGTCGCGTAGGTGCCGAACGATGGCGACGTGCGCTCCGGCCATGCGCGAAACGGCACGAACGTGC is a window encoding:
- the glgB gene encoding 1,4-alpha-glucan branching protein GlgB — encoded protein: MNTRSDPADTRNPAHGLNPLDIDALVEARHPDPFSMLGLHQTDLGHVVRVFLPGASSVGVTDAGNGEHIGSLARIHDAGLYAGFVERPTAYRLQIDWHGTPQETHDTYSFGPALPDEWLTRLSHADPYAVLECLGSRPVTHGNVAGVRFAVWAPNARRVSVVGDFNTWDGRRHPMRLRHDAGVWELFIPGIGAGTRYKYEIVARDGHALPLKADPCAMQSEKPPSTASVVADADAIDHYAWTDAEWMATRGGKQTAQSPITIYEAHAESWLRVPEEANRGMNWHELAERLIPYAKGMGFTHLEFMPIAEHPFGGSWGYQPLGQFAPSARFGTPEQFAEFVNRAHEAGLGVIIDWVPAHFPNDAHGLVQFDGTPLYEHADPREGYHQDWNTMIYNLGRNEVSAFLIASGLAWLKRYHVDGLRVDAVASMLYRDYSRKAGEWVPNIYGGRENLESIAFLKRLNHEVRQIPGAITVAEESTAWPGVTADVESGGLGFDFKWNMGWMHDTLHYMEEDPVYRQYHHHLYTFGMVYAYSERFVLPLSHDEVVHGKGSLINKMPGDRWQKFANLRAYYGFMWTHPGKKLLFMGGEFGQFAEFNHDESPHWHLLDDSLHGGLQRLVRDLNLLYTSEPALHKLDSDSRGFEWIVGDDNANSVYAYRRTDAEGRDLVVVCNMTPVPRLAYRIGLPRRGRWSEVFNSDASIYGGSNTGNGGVIHTDDYPGHGREQSAALTLPPLATIVLRAD
- the treS gene encoding maltose alpha-D-glucosyltransferase, with the protein product MKRNKKASSLSDDPLWYKDAIIYQVHIKSFFDANNDGIGDFPGLLAKLDYIAELGVDAIWLLPFYPSPRRDDGYDIADYRNVHPDYGTIADVKRFIQEAHARGIRVITELVINHTSDQHPWFQRARHAKPGSNHRNYYVWSDTDKKYEETRIIFIDTEPSNWTHDPVAGQYYWHRFYAHQPDLNFDNPAVLKEVLSVMRFWLDMGIDGLRLDAVPYLVEREGTNNENLPETHDILKKIRATIDAEYPNRMLLAEANQWPEDVKEYFGDEDECHMAFHFPLMPRIYMSIASEDRFPITDIMRQTPDLGTTNQWAIFLRNHDELTLEMVTDSERDYLWNTYASDRRARLNLGIRRRLAPLMERDRRRIELINSLLLSMPGTPVIYYGDELGMGDNIHLGDRDGVRTPMQWSSDRNGGFSRADPEQLVLPPVMGSLYGYDAVNVESQSRDPHSLLNWTRKMLAVRRSKHAFGRGTIRFLRPANRKILAYLRELEGEPPILCVANLSRAPQAVELDLSEFDGSVPLEMTADSPFPAIGKLTYLLTFPPYGFLWFQLCPGNMRPAWAQAPSEQLPEFVTMVIRAGQTGPTPENVRLLESEVLPNYLSKRRWFASKDQKLHGVRLAALTTIEGAGFAFTEIEADVGDHCERYVLPLSIAWGTETTSPLYMQLALARVRRNRNIGHLTDAFSVPQFTYGVMRKLKERAVVPTVQKSEIRFIPTERLNELNYYPADLPEIRWLAAEQSNSSLVIGDKVVLKLVRRIVGGIHPEAEMSRYLTKLGYANTGPLYGEVVRVDPQGVPHTLIILQGYIDNQGDAWNYALDYLRRTVDELAVAVEAEEHTQERDAQLEGFAGYGTIAGVIGKRLGELHVALATPTDDEAFAPQRASAEDAQGWIDGTLKLLDSALDILAQKIGEFNEHDRFLAQSLLDRRDLLVDAVKKLVAPGADALCIRIHGDFHLGQVLMAQGDAYLIDFEGEPARALEERRRKTSPLRDVAGLMRSLSYASAAAQSTTENAPAQTADRKRALFERMRAFAEESFLREYMAAIASSPETIAAEDVFQPLFDLFLIEKAAYEIRYEAANRPTWIGLPLRGLASLASRLLGDTGEPPAPGTRPVFGATKDNPDGTHHEHS
- a CDS encoding maltotransferase domain-containing protein; translation: MENHQAHHAYAPRIYFIDPLLVGPLANWPAQFEHAAGLGFDHVLIGSPFVPGSNGHREAVSDHHRLHPVFESDASAAEGLRQLADAAKKHDLTLLVDIVIDRVSAEGGLYQENKHWFQPFESADARLDPRKPPRQRDVAWANFADGESAHHLTEWWARELNVLAAAGVGGFRFDSPYAVPAHVWRRLGAAVREKHPDTRWLAWTVGATRHDLHGLVDAAFDAVFASTRWWDFKSAWLFDEHAALTRIASPITFPEDPFGARLISDLSDTSDTAIVERAYTRVLDTAAALGTGIMVPMGFEYGVGLPMSPQYGVAAEYQRAKSEKRIDLTARVRRANELQRNVGTLSSVGELRSLTGAGTPYAALIRADGGDLRHSEGAVLAIINPDLVAPVHVDTLHLLESVPGNYTRFALIDDAMEKAERLAPFTLKAGEVRLFRAEAEPFILLAQPQVKRGAKTADKKSVTEAIAAPRVSIESVTPSIDHGRFPAKRIVGEALEIQAAIFAEGHDKIAASVQWRAADETDWHEAPMTAVQPAGLDLWSTRIPLERVGRHEFVVMAWRDDYASLVDHMQKKLKAGQTVELEVEEAKHLFALILAEVKTADDADSDSAPLDAIVKEFTKANDARKLELVLAPATAKAVAAARHRPFLSRDPVVYRVDAERAAARFASWYEIFPRSMSDDVHRHGTFIDVIGKMPRIREMGFDVLYFPPIHPIGIANRKGKNNTLTAEPGDVGSPYAIGGKEGGHTAVHPELGNLDDFKRMLEAAHEHGLEIALDFAVQCSPDHPWLKEHPTWFAWRPDGTLRYAENPPKKYQDIVNPDFYAQDAKPELWIALRDVFLHWVAAGVRIFRVDNPHTKPFPFWEWVIGDVRARHPDVIFLAEAFTRPRVMNRLAKLGFSQSYTYFTWRESKRDFIEYMHDLTQTDAKDYFRPNFFVNTPDINPRFLQSSGRPGFVIRAALAATLSGLWGVYSGFELCESAALPNSEEYLHSEKYELKAWDWNRPGNIVTEITALNRIRRANPALQTHLGVNFLPAHNDHILFFEKANASRDNVVLVAINLDPFNEQGADIDLPWQTLERWGVHDWDAVAVEDQVTGEQFEWRGRRQHVRLNPHSLPFAIWRISPTWGLPKPQPNEEG
- the glgA gene encoding glycogen synthase GlgA, coding for MPLNVLLVASEAVPLAKTGGLGDMVSAYAAALREAGADATILLPAYPNAIAQAQGLSKVGTLRGLPGGDATLLRARMPDTGVPVLLLRCDALYARTGLYQDAQGRDYPDNAIRFAMLSAAAVRIAEGVRGVKKPDIVHAHDWHTGLTPLLMKHAGVHAKSVFTIHNLAFQGNYARSLGASLGVPEKWLVHALSDPKSIEFYGALSLMKAGIVHADRITTVSETYAREILTPRFGHLMEGVLQSCADKLCGVVNGIDEQAWNPATDALIERNYSFDDMRGKHACKRALQRKFGLPVDPFAPLMAIGSRMTGQKLADVVLEALPRLLEKHPRLQLAVIGKGEAYIEAGFRKLAQEWPDRVGVYIGYDERRAHALHAGADILLHGSRFEPCGLTQMYAMRYGTLPVASRVGGLADTIVDAAQNADHAAYSALRPSIVLRDGTHDMPIAAMPAPRASHAPTGFLFDGERVGDVIDAASRALDAYMRPQVWRALQRNAMSRDFGWNEAVTKMVALYVGVSDARPSRTALRPRRDADIMQAPAHMPAQAHDAHSLARTA